The following are encoded together in the Pseudomonas sp. IB20 genome:
- a CDS encoding extracellular solute-binding protein, translating to MLAPKRLLTALALTLIGSTTVQAADEVVVYSSRIDELIKPVFDAYTQKTGVQVKFITDKEAPLMQRIKAEGENATADLLLTVDAGNLWQAEQMGILQPFTSAVIDKNIPLQYRSSKHAWTGLSLRARTIAYSTDRVKPGDLTTYEALADKQWEGRLCLRTAKKVYNQSLTATLIETHGAAKTEEIVKGWVNNLSTDVFSDDIAVLEAINAGQCDVGIVNTYYYGRLHKQKPDLAVKLFWPNQGDRGVHVNLSGIGLTKHAPHPEAAKALVEWMTTPEAQKIFADVNQEFPANPAVPPSAEVATWGKFVADTLPVEVAGKRQAEAIRLMDRAGWN from the coding sequence ATGTTGGCACCCAAACGCCTCCTGACTGCCCTGGCACTCACCCTCATCGGCAGCACCACCGTGCAGGCAGCCGACGAAGTCGTGGTCTACTCCTCGCGCATCGACGAACTGATCAAGCCGGTGTTCGACGCCTACACCCAGAAAACCGGCGTACAGGTGAAGTTCATCACCGACAAGGAAGCCCCGCTGATGCAGCGGATCAAGGCCGAAGGCGAAAACGCCACCGCCGACCTGCTGCTCACCGTCGACGCCGGTAACCTCTGGCAGGCCGAGCAAATGGGCATCCTGCAGCCGTTCACCTCGGCGGTAATCGACAAGAACATTCCTCTGCAATATCGCTCTTCAAAGCATGCCTGGACCGGCTTGAGCTTGCGCGCGCGGACCATCGCCTATTCCACCGACCGGGTAAAACCGGGTGACCTGACCACTTACGAAGCCCTGGCCGACAAGCAATGGGAAGGCCGCCTGTGCCTGCGCACGGCGAAGAAGGTCTACAACCAGTCGCTGACTGCCACCCTGATCGAAACCCACGGCGCGGCCAAGACCGAAGAAATCGTCAAAGGCTGGGTCAATAACCTGTCCACCGACGTGTTCTCCGATGACATCGCCGTGCTCGAAGCCATCAACGCCGGGCAGTGCGACGTGGGTATCGTTAACACTTACTACTACGGCCGCCTGCACAAGCAGAAGCCGGACCTGGCGGTGAAGCTGTTCTGGCCGAACCAGGGCGACCGTGGCGTGCATGTGAACCTGTCGGGCATTGGTCTCACCAAGCATGCGCCACACCCGGAAGCCGCCAAGGCGTTGGTGGAATGGATGACCACGCCTGAGGCGCAGAAAATATTTGCCGATGTGAACCAGGAATTCCCGGCCAACCCGGCCGTGCCGCCATCGGCGGAAGTGGCGACCTGGGGCAAGTTCGTGGCCGATACACTGCCGGTGGAAGTGGCCGGTAAGCGTCAGGCGGAGGCCATTCGCTTGATGGATCGCGCTGGCTGGAACTAA
- a CDS encoding 2-octaprenyl-3-methyl-6-methoxy-1,4-benzoquinol hydroxylase produces MRADVLIVGAGMVGSALALALQGSGLQVLLLDGSPLSVKPFDQDAAFEPRVSALSAASQRILERLGVWDGIVSRRASPYGEMQVWDGSGTGQIHFSAASVHAEVLGHIVENRVVQDALLDRLHDCDLGLLANARLEQMRRSGDDWLLTLADGRKLRAPLVVAADGANSAVRRLTGTTTREWDYLHNAIVTSVRSSQPHQRTAWQRFTDTGPLAFLPLVRDGQEDWCSIVWSTTPAESERLMALDDENFCRELERAFEGRLGTVISADPRVCVPLRQRHAKRYVAEGLALIGDAAHVIHPLAGQGVNLGFLDAAVLAEVLLAATERGERLADVKVLSRYERRRMPYNLALMAAMEGFERLFQADQLPLRWLRNAGLKMVDQMPEAKAIFVRQALGLTGDLPELAKP; encoded by the coding sequence ATGCGCGCAGATGTGCTGATTGTCGGGGCCGGAATGGTCGGGAGCGCCCTGGCGCTGGCGTTGCAGGGCAGTGGCCTGCAGGTGCTGCTGCTGGACGGCAGCCCGCTGAGCGTCAAACCGTTCGACCAGGATGCGGCCTTCGAACCCCGCGTGAGCGCCTTGTCGGCCGCCAGCCAGCGCATCCTCGAGCGCCTCGGCGTGTGGGACGGCATCGTGTCGCGACGCGCCAGCCCTTATGGCGAGATGCAGGTGTGGGACGGCAGCGGCACCGGGCAGATCCACTTTTCGGCGGCCAGCGTGCATGCCGAAGTGCTTGGGCATATCGTCGAGAACCGTGTGGTTCAGGATGCCTTGCTCGACCGCCTGCACGACTGCGACCTGGGCCTGCTGGCCAACGCGCGCTTGGAACAGATGCGCCGCTCCGGCGATGACTGGCTGCTGACCCTGGCCGATGGGCGCAAATTGCGCGCGCCGCTGGTGGTGGCCGCCGACGGCGCCAATTCCGCCGTGCGCCGCCTGACCGGCACCACGACCCGCGAATGGGATTACCTGCATAACGCCATCGTCACCAGCGTGCGCAGCAGCCAACCGCACCAGCGCACGGCCTGGCAGCGCTTTACCGATACCGGCCCGCTGGCATTCCTGCCGCTGGTACGCGATGGGCAAGAGGACTGGTGCTCAATCGTCTGGTCGACCACGCCGGCGGAATCCGAACGCCTGATGGCGCTGGATGACGAAAATTTCTGCCGTGAACTGGAGCGCGCCTTTGAAGGGCGACTCGGTACGGTGATCAGCGCCGACCCGCGTGTCTGTGTGCCGTTGCGCCAGCGCCACGCCAAACGCTACGTGGCCGAAGGCCTGGCGTTGATCGGTGATGCGGCCCATGTGATCCACCCGTTAGCGGGCCAGGGCGTTAACCTGGGCTTCCTCGATGCGGCGGTGCTGGCCGAAGTGCTGTTGGCGGCGACCGAGCGCGGCGAGCGCCTGGCGGATGTGAAGGTGCTGAGCCGTTACGAGCGTCGGCGCATGCCGTATAACCTCGCGCTGATGGCGGCGATGGAAGGCTTTGAACGGTTGTTCCAGGCTGACCAGCTGCCATTGCGCTGGTTGCGCAATGCCGGGTTGAAAATGGTCGACCAGATGCCGGAAGCCAAAGCCATCTTCGTGCGCCAGGCCTTGGGCCTGACTGGCGATCTCCCGGAGCTGGCCAAGCCCTGA
- a CDS encoding DUF4442 domain-containing protein: protein MRNWLTRRLGKARLLRWALSLYPPYLGAGIRVQALSADLRYAKVRMGLGWYNRNYVGTQFGGSLYSMVDPFYMLLLMENLGRDYIVWDKAASIDFVSPGKGPVYAEFSIDEALLDEIRRQTEGGEKYLPHLKVQIHDGSGTLVARVEKTLYVRRKPPAKQA, encoded by the coding sequence ATGCGTAACTGGCTGACCCGACGCCTGGGCAAGGCGCGGCTGTTGCGCTGGGCTCTGTCCTTGTACCCGCCGTACCTGGGCGCTGGAATCCGGGTGCAGGCACTCAGTGCGGATTTGCGCTATGCCAAGGTGCGCATGGGCCTGGGCTGGTACAACCGCAATTACGTCGGCACGCAATTCGGCGGCAGCCTGTATTCGATGGTCGACCCGTTCTACATGCTCTTGTTGATGGAAAACCTGGGCCGCGACTACATCGTCTGGGACAAAGCCGCGAGCATCGACTTCGTGTCGCCGGGCAAAGGCCCGGTGTACGCCGAATTTTCCATCGACGAGGCCTTGCTGGACGAGATTCGCAGGCAGACCGAAGGTGGCGAGAAGTACTTGCCCCACCTCAAAGTACAGATTCATGACGGCTCCGGCACCTTGGTGGCGCGGGTCGAAAAAACCCTTTACGTGCGGCGCAAGCCGCCAGCAAAGCAGGCTTAA
- the ubiH gene encoding 2-octaprenyl-6-methoxyphenyl hydroxylase, translated as MSRVNVAIIGGGLVGASLALALQAGAKARGWKIVLIEPFAPGDSYQPSYDARSSALSYGARQIYQRLGLWQDISRRAEPIKQIHVSDRGRFSTARLSAMEEGVPALGYVVENAWLGQCLWKGLDKDVVSWRCPAEVTRMEPLADGYRLTLNDETVLECDLAVLADGGRSGLREQLGVGVKTRPYNQSALIANITPSEAHNGEAFERFTDEGPMALLPLPDNRCALVWTRIGMDAQRLANLDERSFLSELQGVFGYRLGTLKQVGARHLYPLTLVEAEEQVRSHLAILGNAAHSLHPIAGQGFNLSLRDANALAEALLAGPEVPGDLATLERYRERQRLDQKLTVGFSDQVTRLFGSAQPLVALGRNMGLLGLDLLPPAKRWFARQAMGLGTRPDA; from the coding sequence ATGAGCCGGGTCAACGTGGCGATTATTGGCGGCGGTCTGGTGGGTGCCAGCCTGGCGTTGGCGTTGCAGGCGGGTGCCAAGGCACGCGGCTGGAAGATCGTGCTGATCGAACCGTTCGCGCCGGGTGACAGTTACCAGCCGAGCTATGACGCGCGCTCTTCGGCGTTGTCCTACGGCGCTCGGCAGATTTATCAGCGCTTGGGCCTGTGGCAGGACATTTCCCGCCGCGCCGAGCCGATCAAACAGATTCACGTGTCGGACCGTGGCCGCTTCTCCACTGCGCGCCTGTCTGCCATGGAGGAGGGTGTGCCGGCCCTCGGCTATGTGGTGGAAAACGCCTGGCTCGGCCAATGCCTGTGGAAAGGCCTGGACAAAGACGTGGTCAGTTGGCGTTGCCCGGCGGAAGTCACCCGCATGGAGCCGCTGGCCGATGGCTATCGCCTGACCCTCAACGATGAAACCGTGCTGGAATGCGACCTCGCGGTATTGGCCGATGGCGGTCGCTCCGGTTTGCGCGAGCAATTGGGCGTCGGTGTGAAAACCCGGCCCTACAACCAGAGCGCGTTGATCGCCAACATCACCCCAAGCGAAGCCCACAATGGCGAGGCCTTCGAGCGTTTCACCGATGAGGGCCCCATGGCCCTGCTGCCGCTGCCGGACAACCGCTGCGCGCTGGTGTGGACGCGCATCGGCATGGACGCCCAGCGCCTGGCCAACCTTGATGAGCGCAGCTTCCTCAGCGAATTACAGGGCGTGTTCGGCTATCGCCTGGGCACGTTGAAGCAAGTCGGCGCGCGGCACCTGTACCCGCTGACGCTGGTGGAGGCCGAAGAACAAGTACGCTCGCACCTGGCCATCCTCGGTAATGCCGCCCACAGCCTGCACCCGATTGCCGGGCAGGGTTTCAATTTGTCCCTGCGCGATGCCAACGCCTTGGCCGAAGCCTTGCTGGCCGGGCCTGAGGTGCCGGGCGATTTGGCAACCTTGGAACGCTATCGCGAGCGCCAACGCCTGGATCAGAAATTGACCGTAGGTTTCTCCGATCAAGTCACGCGGCTGTTTGGCAGTGCTCAACCGTTGGTGGCCTTGGGCCGTAACATGGGCTTGCTGGGCCTGGATTTGTTACCGCCGGCCAAACGCTGGTTCGCCCGTCAGGCCATGGGCCTGGGCACGCGCCCCGATGCGTAA
- the pepP gene encoding Xaa-Pro aminopeptidase, with translation MIHIPKAEYTRRRKALMAQMEPNSIAILPAAAVAIRNRDVEHVYRQDSDFQYLSGFPEPQAVIVLMPGRQHGEYVLFCRERNAERELWDGLRAGTEGAIRDFGADDAFPITDIDDILPGLIEGRDRVYSAMGSNAEFDRHVMEWINVIRSKAHLGAQPPNEFVALDHLLHDMRLYKSAAEVKVMREAARISCAAHVKAMQASRAGLHEFSLEAELDYEFRKGGAKMPAYGSIVAAGRNSCILHYQQNDAVLKDGDLVLIDAGCEIDCYASDITRTWPVNGTFSPEQKAIYEIVLASQEAAFAEIAPNKHWNQAHEATVRVITVGLVKLGLLQGDVDELIAGEACRAFYMHRAGHWLGMDVHDVGEYKVGGEWRVLEVGMALTVEPGIYISPDNQNVAKKWRGIGVRIEDDVVVTKQGCEILTGGVPKTVAEIEALMAAAR, from the coding sequence ATGATCCATATCCCGAAAGCGGAATACACCCGTCGCCGCAAGGCGCTCATGGCGCAGATGGAACCCAATAGCATCGCAATCCTGCCGGCTGCCGCCGTGGCGATCCGCAACCGTGATGTCGAGCACGTCTACCGCCAAGACAGCGACTTCCAGTACCTGAGCGGCTTCCCCGAACCGCAAGCGGTGATCGTGCTGATGCCCGGTCGCCAACATGGCGAGTACGTGCTGTTCTGCCGCGAGCGCAATGCCGAACGCGAATTGTGGGACGGCCTGCGTGCCGGTACCGAAGGCGCGATCCGTGACTTTGGTGCCGACGATGCGTTCCCCATCACCGATATCGACGACATCCTGCCCGGCCTGATCGAAGGTCGCGACCGGGTGTACTCGGCTATGGGCAGCAACGCCGAATTCGACCGGCATGTGATGGAGTGGATCAACGTGATCCGCTCTAAAGCGCACCTGGGCGCCCAGCCGCCGAATGAATTTGTTGCCCTGGATCACCTGCTCCACGACATGCGCCTGTATAAATCGGCGGCAGAAGTGAAGGTGATGCGCGAGGCCGCACGAATTTCCTGCGCCGCCCACGTGAAGGCGATGCAGGCCAGCCGCGCGGGGTTGCATGAATTCAGCCTGGAAGCCGAGCTGGATTACGAATTCCGCAAGGGCGGCGCGAAAATGCCCGCCTATGGCTCCATCGTCGCCGCCGGGCGCAATAGCTGCATTCTGCATTACCAGCAGAATGACGCGGTGCTCAAGGACGGCGACCTGGTGTTGATCGACGCCGGTTGCGAGATCGACTGCTACGCCAGCGACATCACCCGCACCTGGCCGGTTAACGGCACGTTTTCGCCCGAGCAGAAGGCGATCTACGAGATTGTGCTGGCCTCCCAGGAAGCCGCTTTTGCCGAGATCGCGCCGAACAAACATTGGAACCAGGCCCACGAGGCGACGGTGCGCGTCATCACCGTCGGGCTGGTGAAGCTGGGGTTGCTGCAAGGCGACGTCGACGAGCTGATCGCCGGCGAAGCCTGTCGCGCCTTTTATATGCACCGCGCCGGCCATTGGCTGGGCATGGATGTGCATGATGTGGGCGAGTACAAGGTGGGCGGTGAATGGCGGGTGCTGGAAGTCGGCATGGCGTTGACCGTGGAACCTGGCATCTATATTTCGCCCGACAACCAGAACGTGGCGAAGAAATGGCGTGGCATTGGCGTACGCATCGAGGACGACGTGGTAGTGACCAAGCAAGGCTGTGAAATTTTGACCGGCGGCGTGCCCAAGACCGTCGCCGAGATCGAAGCGCTGATGGCGGCTGCCCGATGA
- a CDS encoding YecA/YgfB family protein, producing the protein MPIQNSPYDAFSKLLSTSGHPCSPAELHGVLLGRSCTGVGFDADNWLADVAELLETEPTENVRNALIGLQEMVKGELTGDDVTVVLLLPTDDAPLAERAAALGQWCQGFLHGFGVNAGGLELSTDAKEVLQDLAAISQVQDALEESEDGEGDYMEVMEYLRVAPLLLFTETKKSAEPAAAKPSLH; encoded by the coding sequence ATGCCTATTCAGAACTCCCCGTACGATGCTTTTTCCAAACTGCTGAGCACCAGCGGTCATCCTTGCTCGCCTGCCGAACTGCACGGCGTGCTGTTGGGCCGCAGTTGCACCGGTGTTGGCTTTGATGCTGACAACTGGCTGGCTGATGTGGCCGAGCTGCTCGAAACCGAGCCGACCGAGAACGTGCGTAACGCGCTGATCGGCCTGCAAGAGATGGTCAAAGGCGAGCTGACCGGTGACGACGTCACCGTAGTCCTGCTGCTGCCGACCGACGACGCGCCGCTCGCCGAACGCGCTGCCGCGCTGGGCCAATGGTGCCAGGGTTTCCTCCACGGTTTCGGCGTGAACGCCGGCGGCCTGGAGCTGAGCACCGACGCCAAGGAAGTGCTGCAGGACCTGGCGGCGATCTCCCAGGTGCAAGACGCCTTGGAAGAATCCGAAGACGGTGAAGGCGACTACATGGAAGTGATGGAATACCTGCGCGTCGCGCCGCTGCTGCTGTTCACCGAGACCAAAAAATCCGCTGAGCCAGCCGCAGCCAAGCCGTCGCTGCATTAA
- a CDS encoding TIGR02449 family protein, giving the protein MEDTDLQALMARLELLIDRVEQLKSQNGLLLAQEKTWREERAHLIEKNEIARRKVESMISRLKALEQDS; this is encoded by the coding sequence ATGGAAGACACCGACCTGCAAGCGCTGATGGCCAGACTCGAGCTGCTAATTGATCGGGTCGAGCAACTTAAGAGTCAAAACGGACTCCTATTAGCTCAGGAAAAGACCTGGCGCGAGGAACGCGCGCACCTCATTGAAAAAAACGAAATCGCCCGGCGTAAGGTCGAATCGATGATTTCGCGCCTGAAGGCCCTGGAGCAAGACTCATGA
- a CDS encoding cell division protein ZapA, with protein sequence MSSSNSVTVQILDKEYSIICPQEERSNLVSAARYLDGKMREIRSSGKVIGADRIAVMAALNITHDLLHKQERPDVQASGSTREQVRDLLERVDLVLSTDPEPPKG encoded by the coding sequence ATGAGTTCAAGCAATAGCGTTACCGTGCAGATCCTCGACAAAGAATATTCGATCATCTGCCCCCAGGAAGAACGCAGCAACCTGGTGAGTGCTGCCCGCTACCTGGATGGCAAGATGCGTGAAATCCGCAGCAGCGGCAAAGTTATCGGCGCCGATCGTATCGCTGTGATGGCCGCACTGAACATTACCCACGATTTGCTGCATAAGCAGGAGCGGCCTGACGTGCAGGCCAGCGGCTCGACGCGCGAGCAAGTGCGTGACCTGCTGGAGCGGGTTGATCTGGTACTTTCTACCGATCCAGAGCCACCCAAGGGCTGA
- a CDS encoding 5-formyltetrahydrofolate cyclo-ligase, producing the protein MTEPAPLSRPQLRRMLRKARRALTPSKQRQAAQGLYRQLAQHPLFRRAKHISLYLPTDGEIDPLLLLRAAQRRGKATYLPVLSAWPRTKMVFQRVRPGDKLLPNRFRILEPRVNANRQRQVWTLDLVLLPLVGFDDGGGRLGMGGGFYDRSLAYLARRQSWRKPTLLGLAHECQKVERLAQASWDVPLAGTITDKHWYVAETSLEPATS; encoded by the coding sequence ATGACCGAACCTGCGCCGCTTTCCCGTCCGCAACTTCGACGCATGTTGCGCAAAGCCCGCCGCGCCCTCACGCCGAGCAAGCAGCGCCAGGCCGCCCAAGGCCTGTATCGGCAACTGGCACAGCACCCGCTGTTTCGCCGGGCCAAGCATATTTCTTTATACCTACCGACGGACGGTGAAATCGATCCGCTCCTGCTGCTGCGCGCCGCTCAGCGCCGGGGCAAGGCTACCTATCTGCCGGTACTCAGCGCCTGGCCGCGAACCAAGATGGTGTTCCAGCGCGTGCGGCCTGGGGATAAGTTGCTGCCCAACCGTTTTCGCATCCTAGAACCGCGAGTGAACGCCAATCGCCAGCGCCAAGTCTGGACACTCGATCTGGTGTTGCTGCCGCTGGTGGGGTTCGACGATGGGGGCGGAAGATTGGGCATGGGCGGCGGCTTTTACGACCGCAGCCTGGCCTACCTCGCCAGGCGCCAGAGCTGGCGCAAGCCGACGCTGCTGGGGCTGGCCCATGAATGTCAGAAGGTCGAGCGCTTGGCGCAGGCGAGCTGGGACGTGCCGTTGGCGGGCACCATCACCGATAAGCACTGGTATGTCGCAGAAACGTCGCTGGAACCAGCGACGTCTTGA